aacggtaTGATCATGTAGGATGTAGTGCTGTAGAAATAAACTTTACTCTGTTTTTTTGGAATGGAAAAGTTCATAGCAAAAGgaacaaaacagcaaaggaATGGTtggaaatggcaaaaaaggaaaatgattCGTGTACAGCAAGAACTTTCTGCTTCTCGCAGTAActgaaaatgtgtgtgtgtaaagtaAGACACGATCGTTTAATCGAAATGGAACGGAGCTGAAAAACCCTGCCCCTGTGGGGGGGTTTACGCTTGTTTTGTGTAGCAAAATTGTAGATAGATGGCAAAATAAACCCGCTGCTGGATGTTGGAGTGTGAAGGGTAAATGAGAACAAgagcgtacgtgtgtgtgtatgtgtgtgtaagaaGAGGGAGAATATTGTACAGAATAGCAAAACGAGGATCGTGTGGCTTTTTTGTACGGATAACACGATCAGCTTAAGGGAAAGGTGCGCAAGAAAACTGTGCTTTTAAACCGAAGGTTTGCTGCAGGATggtaaaaaaaacggcaaattGTAAATTAGTGAAAAACGCACGATTAATCTTGTACGAAAAGGATTGATCTTCATGCAGTAGCAAATGAATGGAATCGAATTGTTAATGTAATGGCACACCAattgaagaaaagaaaagcaagtaATGAAAgaacgtaaaacaaaacaaacctaaTTCTAAATGAAACGTGAGTGAAAGCACTACTCTGGAATGGTCATGGGCAAGTGAAAGCACATTTTTCGTTAAGTTTTACCGTAACAGAAAGCATAGAAAGGTTTATAAACAAACGAATGTAGAACAACCTGTAGCGAAGCAGCACACGCTAATGGCGTAGCAGTAAGCTGGGAACAGTGGCACAGTGCAAAACGTGGCGGAAAGGTGAAAGAGTATCACACGTTTGGGGGTAGAGGTTGATTGCGTGAATTTGTTACTATATTGTAGTTCTACAACTAGAGAGTAGAGCCCCTGCCCGCCCCGAGTGAACGCGTGACGGGGAAGTGGAAGCGCGAAACAAAACGCACTGTGTGCTGGATGAAGAGGATGCTGGGGTGTAAAGGTAGAAAGGCAAAAACACAGCCCGACAGCCCAAATATGTACTagacaaataataaaactatTAAATGAAAACTCTTATTAACTGTCTTTGTTGCCCCCGAAACGACTTATCTTACAATAAGCTGCATTTTCATTACTTTTTAGTCCCGTCTTTATTGCTATTATTTGCCTTGTTTGTAGTTTCGCTCTATGCCTTGCACATCTAATAAATAAACCCTTCCCCTCGCTCATTGTGTTTTCCATTCCTAGCTGACCCTTTCTTGCAACGTTTCCgtattttgttcttctttgcAACCTAAAATAAGTACATCCCACCCTGGTACGCCGCAACTGCCGCAACAATCCAGCCAATTCGAACACCGCTAACGTTTACGAAATTTTAACAATACACAGACGCACCTCCGAGCCGCATCCGTAAGGAAGGTAAATAAATAGTATCAATATCACATCCTAAAACCGCGAGAAAACTATTTACAAACCACCGTGTGTTGTTCACAACTGAACCTCTGTTTTCGAAGGAATTTTTAACAAATATAATACACTATCCACTGTGAGCCACTGTGCTTCAACTAGTCCAACGACACGTCCGACAGCTGGGCCGTAATGCGTTCCTTGTCCCACTTGCTGACCGGTCGATTGGTACGTCGTCTTACATTCCTTCGGCCACTGTCGACCGTTCCGCGTGCCCGTTCGCTTGTCGTTACCGGGGTGGCTGATTCCGTTGGCTGGACGGTTGTGCTTGTGCTGGCAGGAACGTCCGGTGTAACAACTATCACTCCCGCTTGCTCGTCTTGCTGGTTGGTTCCATCCTTTGACGCTTCCACGGCTCCACTGTTCGTTTGTCCTGATCGGGCTTCGTTGGGCATCGGTTTGAACGACGCCACGGTCGGTTGGTGTAGTGCCTTAAGCTGACTGATCCGTGACTCGAGCACTTCCGCCGGAAGTGTACCGATCGTGTCCTCGTACTCGCGCTGCTTGTTCATCTCGtacagctgctgcagctggttGTAGGCGCCCTCGTTCATGATCGGTGCCGGTGGCATCAGCGAGTCCCGCAGCTTGTCCTTGTTGAACTGCTGGCGCTGCTTCGTCTGCTTGGACCAGGCCTGCAGCCAGGAGGTGGATCCACCGGGACGGGTTGGGTTCTGGAATCGGAAAAAGAGAAAGGTTTTAGTAAGAGTGTTTGAGGGTGTTGAGGTTGAATGCATTGTTTCGTACCCGAACCGAGTTGGCATACTCGTCATTGTCCACGTAAcgtttgctgctgcctgctgctgctcctaagatacaaaataaaataaattatcaagAAAATATATCAAGAGGCACAGGTTGTTTTAACTCTGAATatcttttgtttaaattttgcaCTACAGTTTTTGGATGTTGAAGTTTTTGAAGAAGAATACGTATCTTCAAGCattttgaactatttttcagTGTACACTTTAAAGTTGGCGAATGATCTTGTATCTAGCTCTTCATAGTCCTTGGAAACAAATAGAAATTAAACTATTCTAGCGAAACGGATTGGTACTATTCTCCCCGAAATTAGTATAGATGTAGTTTAATCAAGAGGTACGTAGGACCAAAGTCTTGAAAGTTGTTGACATATTCATATTAGTGATGGGttaagttggcaaaaatccggagtcgactccgattcgactccgataaattcggaatcgactccgataaattcggaatcgactccagaaGGTAGGTCCAcgctgcaatatccggagtcgttcggaatcgtccgaaaaggcccggagtcgtccggagtcggagccgttctgagtcgttcggagtcgttcgaaatcgtcggagtcgtttggagtcgtcggagtcttcggagtcgttcggagtcgttcggagtcatcggagtcgtcggagtcgttcggagtcgtcggagtcgtttggagtcgtccggagtcgtttggagtcgttcggagtcgtcggagtcttcggagtcgttcggagtcgttcggagtcgtcggagtcgtcggagtcgttcggagtcgtcggagtcgttcggagtcgtccggagtcgtttggagtcgttcggagtcgtccggattcACCcgtagtcggagtcgttcggagtcagtCGAACGACTctaaacgactccggacgactccgactgcGGCAActtcggacgattccggaagactccggaagactgcggacgactccggacgactccggacgactccggacgactccgactccgggcggatctagtggttcaATTTTCCCGGAGCcggaatcgaactaacaatagtcggagtcggatagAGTCGGATcagagtcgtgggtgcgctccaaacAACACATCACTAATTCATATCATTAACAGGGCGTTCAAGGAACGGTTATGTTGGAACAGTATCTTGAAGACTTGTTTGACTTTCTGTTGTATTGTTGTAATTTCATAACCTTCACAATAACTCTCAGTGATCCCCCAAAATTCTTTAAGTTTGAAGAATTTTTCATTAACTTCTTGTCTTATAAAACTCTCTCTACTTGTACTTCAATATCTCCCTCCTATTTGCTGATAGAAGAGAACGCGTAATTAAGAGTTATGGCActaattttcatttattaattttgaaattaaatctACGAAAAAGTAAATCAATATCCTCAAAAAAGTAAATCAACACCTCAAAATCGAATAATTGTAATTTATCCACAATGATATGTAAATTAGTAGAAACTCAAGACTATCACCAAGGACTTAATTAAATGAAAGAGATATAAAGATTAAAACTTGGAAATTTGAAACACAACTCATAACATCATTTAAGTCTGTTTTTCAACCCCTAGTTCACTGGCAGTTACGGACAGTTGCAAACATTTCTGGGTGCTCTAGAATAGTCTTTCATTGACTTTCCTTCAGGTTGGAATTGTTTCTTGAAAGTTATTGAACTGCCCTGTTCAAAAATCGAATTCTTCATGAACTTGAAAACCTTGCACTCCCTGCCCCTTCAAATCACTTACCAATTGGTCGCGTATTAAGCTGCGGTCCCAGTTCCAGCTGCACCTGAAAGTCGGCATGCTCACCGAGACGGAAGCCAAAGCCTATCCGAGAGTCAGTTCCTGTTGGCGGGGACGGGAGGAAGAGGAATGAAGAGGTGAGAAAACATCATTGAAAGATCAAAGCTCCTCAACGGAAGTGAAACCGAACCGGTTAAGAGCCGGCAAAGCCAGATGGATGGGTAATGGGTTGCAAAACCTAGGacgatgttgttgctttttttgttgttgttgcgaacCTACGCCAGCTATTGCCTCACAGGCCAGTTTAGTGAGAGCTGTGGACGAAAAACGGTCGGCTATAACTCTTCCAAGGACAGCCTTGAAGCAAGTTCTTGGTTTGGTTCGCTTCGGTAATGAAACCGTGCCCCTTCCAGAGTTTCAGTTCAAGTTTAATCAAACTGTTGGAAGGTTCAGTTACAAGTTTAAGTGACTTGTGTTGATGAACTAACTTCATTTCATGGAGCCACTCCAATCAATCTCTTTCCACTTTCAACTGTTATTTTTATCGGACGTGAAACTGATCCCAGCTTTGTTTGGGATTTGATTACACCGGCAATTAATATCAATCAACCTCCAATTAATCAGGAGGGATGCCCTCCAGCATATAAAAACAGAAGGCGATACATATCTAACCGCCCAACAGCCATCCGATCATCTCACGCTGCGCAAGACATTTTATCGGATCAACACGATCAATCACGATCAATCCATCCCGAAGCTAGGGAAGGAAGCAGCGTGTGATCTTCAAATGACAAAACTTTCCACCGGCAACTTTTTTGGACCTTGGGCAGACGGCATAGGTGAAGTTTGCTCAATTTCGTTTTCACTGCCTTCCGTTTAAAGCTGGGAATGGGAGAAGATGGCACACAGATGTCGTAATAGCCGTAATTGCTGAACGATCGTTTGACTGTAATTGCTTAGTTCCTGCATTTCTTGTTGCAAACGATCACGATGCATGGGACTCCCAAGACAAGATCTATAATTTTACAAAAGCCTCACCACCGGATGGGTTGTAAGTTTTCTGTTCAAATCCCAATTAAATGTGAGGAAGCAATTGATCTCAAATTTGCTACCCCACGCCCGATCGGCACCAACCACACCCAAAGCACACCACTAAACTCATGCACCCCATGCTGTAAAAGTACACGGCGACATGCGACACAGCGAGTCGCGGCCCAAGCATGATGTTTATTTGTATACTCCACCCCCTGCCCACGCTCCTTCTTCCAGCATAGGCCCCCGTGAACGATCACCACCCCAATCCGTCCGGATGTCTGGCGGTTCGGCCGGCCCGGACGGATGCAAACAGAAAGGGAAAGTTGTCCCACTCGTCGTCGGACTGACGACGGCTCGTTTGTACTACGCGCCCGTtgtgggtgagtgtgtgtgtgtgtgtgtgtgtgtgtttgaatgcCATTTATCGTCATTCGGTTTGtggtcaacaacaacaacaacgacagaCACAACTTCCAATCAAGGTTTTACATTTAATatgaagaagagagagagagaggaagaaaaaacacatacaatcacacacacacatatacagagACTTCAGGCGGTTGCGATTAGCATTTTTGTGCAACCAGGTGCATCCGCAGTTGAAGAAGGGTGAGTGAGTGATCGACTTCTTTTTCTACTGCAGCCCGATGCAGTGGCAGGTGAAGCATGAGGTCCAATGATGCTTGGGTGTGTGATTAGCGGTTGAGCGATATTGGATAGAGGGGTGGATTAATAAACGGATGTGATTACACTTTATGTTTAAGGAGCTTGTATGACTTGTATTATTGAATATAAAAGCTTAACAGAggtttccaggagttctcatagttCCTTTACTtgacttccttgactctttcatATAGGAGCTGAAGTTCCCATTCCCATttcattaagttcatttctcGTAACTCCTGGATAACCCTATAATAGAAAACGCGGCCATATTCATATAAATTTGTACGAAATGTAAATATCTCATGTTAATTTCTGTTTTCCAATATCTTCAAATAAAACTGAAAACCATAATCAGCCAAGAATTGGATCAAATCTATTTGCATtcaatgtttaaaataaatataatatattGTTAAATGAGTTGATCGTATATTTGGCATACTTTCCAACCTTTGTTTTTGAtgcttttttgtattcagttCCAGATGCAATGATAGTGGTGAAAGTGTTGTTTACAATTGCGCCTAAGGGGACTGTTCGTCGTGATTATTAGCATGAGTcattttacttgttttttttttcattgtctTGAAGCAAGTAAGACCAGCCATTTTtagtaatttaataaaatgtcaTTTTACTTACAGAAATTGTCCAATGCTTCTAGTACACTTTTGTACcaataaatgaattaatttatgTAGAATAATGACAGCAGTTTAATAAATCATGCTAAGATTTAGAAAAGAAAGGTCAATTTCAACAGGATATTGTCAAATTTGAACACATTTCTAAGGTTGTAACTTGATCAACACCTAAAACACTTCGCAATAACACTGCAGTGAGCAGCTTTTATGTCTATATGGCCACCTCACATCCGGTTTGCTTCCAAACGGATCCATTCACGCCCACTGCACCCTGTGAGTCAGACAATCGAAGCTCAACTCTCTTCCGAGAAAGTGTCACTTAAACATACCGCGTAGAGGAGAAGAATTTTACTTCattttaatagaaaaaaaaccataaaacGTCACCCAGCTCCTCCCAAACAGACTATTTTGTTGACCTGCAATCCTGCGCCTCCAATCAGCAAAACAACAGCCAAAACAACAAGCCGCACGGTGATGGCTTTGGTTTTCAAAATTACGAAATTAAGCACCTGGCCACCCATGGGAGGAAATAACGGACCTAAAGACCACCGCCCGCCTTCTTCACTATTCCTTATGCCCTCGTACGCATCTCTTCCCATttctttcgttcgttcggtcaCCATtaaccccttttttttgcttgccggCACGTTCCCATCTTTTGGCCGCGGCCGTTCCCTGCAGGTCCCGCTCAGATTGATCAAAATTACATAATTTGTGCTTCCCGAAATGCGTCCCGCCGCTCGCCGTCTGCCCCTCCTGCCGGGCGGAGATTTGCATTCCGGCCCAGAAAAACCGGACCTCCACGTGCTTTGGATGGATGGGAcgctctctccctccccgTTGTCTTACCTTTCTTGATCGGTGGAATGTTGGAATAGACCAGGGAAAGTATCGATGGCAGCTCCTCCGGCACGATGAACGCATTTGTGACTGTGTGGAAGAgaggagagaagaagaaaaaaacagaagtaCAAAGAAAATGAGTAATGACAGTAGAAAAGAGAGACCCGCCCGGACCCGGACGGACGTGGTCAGCGGAATTACACGGGCGGATAAATAAGTGAAGATTTTAATAGTCCAAACGGTGCGGCATACACACGGGGCAAAGTACTTGATTTTGGGGTACGGGAACAAACACGAACGAAATGAATGAAGATGAACCTGGGGAGCGCGAAAGGAGATGCATTAAAGCTAGGCctttttgattaaattattcaaccgTATCCGTTGCTTTTCGACTTTTTCCCTCGAAATCGTATAAATGTACCCTTTCACGCTGTTTGGatgtggtttgttttgcacacacacacacacaatttaatgatttttttttgtaggtaAATGATGCATAAAGTAAGCCAAAAGGTGCAATAATAGTTATCATACTCAGCGGGAAAAGAGAAGGTCCAAGATTTCTGCCAATTTTGCAGATTTCTTTCGTCGCTTTTGTGATTGCAATCTGGCAATTTGCACGACTTTTTTGCGACTTCACATTCACCTGACGGCAGAAAGGCTTAACTATTTGATTTATTGCTTGACAAATGTTACATTGTTTCAGCGGCTTATGGTTGAttatgttttgattgtttgtttatatatttattgtggaaagtatatttttggttaggtttttttcaacaaaaaataaataaaaagattaACAGAGATTATCAATTTTTCATATTCTTTACACTTTGTTTACCACAATACCAAATCCTAATAGTTGGGAGAGCTGAAGGTAATGTTGATAGCTCGATGGTTCAATAAGAGACAGCTTTAACTAAGTCCgagttttgcaaaaagttaTAATTAGgtttaaaaagtaaaattttAACATCATTCGGCTTATTTCCCTTTTAagatcgtaggctgaaatttcagcctgccAATGTGAATGTACATACAGGtaggcttatcccaaggtgtgtGTATTTGGAAGGttcatttttatcgcttctgttgcttaatgaagattttaagagtccTCTTGAAagcctgtttgagcaaaagtcctgtcaaaaagtgacgttcaaatttggttatacaAAACATGCTATGTGAGGACCTGATCTACATAAACTTTGATTCTatattccaccacctgatcgctttaatgcaccttgggattaATGAAAACACTACGTTGTTCAGCTATTTTTTCGAGTAggcactcgaatctaattctagctttgatgGCAAGGTGGATTAATAGAATCAGGTGGTGGATAAAGGCCTTTGGGGGGTCTgcatagttgagggactttacgtcattttaaaaccgtaaACTAATGGTTTCGGCACACAAAGCATAGTAAATAGAAGAGATTTCTTTGTTACTACGTGCATTTTTGTATGTatattgattttatcgaaaaaatgagatatattaataaaaagatttgatgatttgtttatgcacgAAATGTAAAATCATGCAAGTAAGAGTTCTAATGTCACTTAAATTGTCCCTGCGGCTCATAGATAATGAGAAATTAAtgtgaaaatggaaaaaaataatgatttcttaGTTTTCATCCtcaaaaatgtcgaaaacacaataaatgatagaataaattcaaggaataacataaaataacaCATTACAATCtatgttttattgttaaaaGCGAACTCCCAAAGCCcagaatatatttttaaagaatatttaatcgaaaaaCTGGGATAGATAAATTATatgaacaaattaaataaatgtaaacaaagtttgcCGGTCTCaaggtacagtcgtcaactcgtacaacttaacaacatgcccgtcatgggttcaagccccaaatagaccgtgccgccatacgtaggactgactatcctgctatgggaggaaatcaataagtcactgaaagccaaccccacaagtgggttggcaggccttgaccgacatcggttgttgagccaaacaagaagaagaagaaacaaagtttgaatcctggggaccttgcgtcaagtgacgaattgtcaaaatgctctagattccaccacctgatatttttaaatccaccttgctttgaggctgaaataatctaggctgaaaatcgcaggctagctagttttgtatggagttttgacatgatttcagcctccaaccgtcaaactccatataaaaaaagctgactagaatcgtgaagggtccCATTAACAGTGAGTAGGTCAGTTGAAGCTTTTGATAGATCATATATTTAACTACGAAAGATTGGTAGTTTATATTCATCTTTTCATATTGgctcttttttatattttaatataattaattCAACTCAGAAGAGAAGGGGTTTTATGCAAATAGTGCAAAGAGATGTAGGtgtattaatttttaatatttgtcaAAAAACGGTTCCACAGACTACTCAAACCTATTTTGATTCAAAGACAGACAGTTAATCAAGCCATAGCATTACCATctcaattaaaataaagacACATTACAATCCACTCCAATGGTTCCAGTGCGCTGTAGAAAGCACCCTAGCCCAACATCGATCAAACGTGTCGAACAtgatcatcatgatcatcatcatcatcaccatcctCAGCTGTAGCGCATTTCATCTTCAATGAACACCTTCAAACTCATCTCATCCTAATAATGACGTTAAGATACCTTTCTTCAAGTGTTTCTTCGCTTTGCCTCGGTATCATATTGATCGTTTTCAAACGGTGCTGTAATTTGCATTCAACAAACTCACTCAATTACCCCCATACAACAATACGGCTACGGTTATGGAGGGCATAGACAGTCTGCTGCTCATTTATCATGCCACTCCATTCAAATGGTGTTTGAAATCGCTGTTTTTGGAGACGATTCGAGAAGCAACCCTGTGCATGATTAATGGCAAAAGGGAAGCTGCAAACATTCTGGACAAATTGTGCagacaaaacgaaaaacacaGCCCCAACCCAACAACAGCACAATAGTGCCACAAGCTGGTGGCGTGAGAAATCATAAATTGAAGTCATTTTTCTTCCTCAACTCTACGGAGCGCGCTTTTACGTAACAGTGGGTTCGATCGATCAACCAACCAAACCAGTTTCGGCCCCGGCACAGCCCTGACGCATTAGTGGCGCGTAAAAGGATCTTTTGCTCTGCCCAGTGGCCACCGGACTGCATCCATCGGACAAGGTCTGCCACTGCCAAACGGATGGCGATTGTAAAGACCTTGGCACGGcgcgaagcagcaaaaacaacgcGCGTCCGAACGGCTGCATAACGAAGGACTTGAACGGGCGGATAGAGCAGGAACCTGTTCCACATTTCTTGGGTTGTGTGCTGAGTTGTGCTACGATTTAAACAAAttcaccacacaaacacaaacacagacaatTTGCACGATTGAGGGAGGGATTGATGTGTTCCGCGTGTAAGAGTGCGTGATGGTATGTGTGGCAGGTTAGTTGAATTTTGGAGTACTTTCAAGCGTTCAGCGAGTGCTTAGTTTGTTGCGGCTGGTTTGGGTTGAGTGCACACTAATAGAGTGGTATGAAAGTGAAAACTAATCGATCGGTCACGAAACTGATTAAATCAATTCGATCAAAACCCCAAATGCCACCTGACGTTGCACGACCAAGGGGTTTAGTTCCGCCATTGTTTTTTGGAGGGGGGGATTGTCAAACaagatttaaaatgtattttctaTTCAATGTGGAATCGTGTATTGAAAAGTGAATAGAAATAAGGGAACGCaaattgaaatcaaaacatcaataaaatcatttttcaattaaataacaaaaatatgtcaTTTTACTGCAATGATctacaacacaaaacacaatcatAAACGATCATCTGATCGTCTGGTTTTCCCTTTCATGACAGTGGTTGGTGTAATCATAAACCACAAGACCACACAAGATTGATGCAAATGTTGATGCAAACGCACACGATGCACACTTCACTTCTGTTAACCTCTCAGGCTGCAAAGACATTGCTTGGAGACAATGTGGGTCAGCACCACTAACGAATAGCAGCGAACAGCCTGCTAATGGCACACCGTAAAGTGGCTAGTCAATATCCATCCTAAGAGGCCACTTTGGCCACGTTGATGAGCGACAAACAGATGAAATCGTAGTAAAAACCTCGTTAAACACGTGTTTTAGCCTCGTTGAAGGTGGTAATGCTTGACGCAAAAGCGCATAAAACAAGCGTAAGAAGGGCTTATAATATGCTGTTAATatgttgattatttttcattacttttaAGGGGCAGTTTAATACGAAAGAGTGGATGCATCAAATATCTCAACCATGCgatcaatttattttattatttaccaTAATTGTGTGAtgtttaaaatgaaatgtttcaagCAAAGCTGCCTGACCTTTCATCACGACCCAAGAAACCTGAAGTAAACTCGTTCTCCTTCCCataataaattcaatattAAAGTATATCTCCGCTTCATAAAATGCCTTTCACAAGTTCTACCAAATTAATTAACGCTTCCCCACCTGCTACCTCCATCCGTGACGCCCTTGTTATGCAATtaagagtgatttttttttgtaccacAACCTTACCCACTTTTTTTAGTTCAACGCCCCTCGTTCATTCGCCGATCGCACCCTCGGATCAATGCGCAAAGGGGCTACCCGGTCAACGCATGATGCCGGTGTGACCTTGCGAAAGCTAAAGCCCCAACATCTTCCACGCGCGAGCTGGGCTGCatttaagttttgtttttttttttcttttttcagcTGCAAAATGGACGGGAAATTGTTTAAAACAGATtccaccaaaaaaagaaacaatcaaattGGAGCAAAAAACGACGCCTTCCTAAATGAGGTTACACTTT
This sequence is a window from Anopheles merus strain MAF chromosome 3R, AmerM5.1, whole genome shotgun sequence. Protein-coding genes within it:
- the LOC121597782 gene encoding uncharacterized protein LOC121597782, which produces MMKRALIGLRARRRPRPLAAGPGQLLLLLFLLAFDAVSFTNAFIVPEELPSILSLVYSNIPPIKKGTDSRIGFGFRLGEHADFQVQLELGPQLNTRPIGAAAGSSKRYVDNDEYANSVRNPTRPGGSTSWLQAWSKQTKQRQQFNKDKLRDSLMPPAPIMNEGAYNQLQQLYEMNKQREYEDTIGTLPAEVLESRISQLKALHQPTVASFKPMPNEARSGQTNSGAVEASKDGTNQQDEQAGVIVVTPDVPASTSTTVQPTESATPVTTSERARGTVDSGRRNVRRRTNRPVSKWDKERITAQLSDVSLD